The following coding sequences are from one Schizosaccharomyces osmophilus chromosome 1, complete sequence window:
- the nht1 gene encoding Ino80 complex HMG box subunit Nht1, with translation MSANSPYTTAVSKSEEVKYRQKCKDLKARIVQVQTGNEHLLKKYDYIRRTVRRARLERAFLMEQLEKQSQEKAEQLGQQSRQSPPPPPEGIKIKISTKGTQPQNKKRKSPSTKSDTSKSSKNVVKTQEDQGNVDGNLEEATNIGADTNTEKDAASLDADLRDSTQTEASETNADAQNADQKPNPATPKITHYMAFMYFSSQEKAKLKEEGSTLKGTGLKKMLDDSWNALNDEDKKKYFDGAAEAKAKKEPKRKKTTKSPVKAEVKEENRSNNPAIPETIPPDEENQESRDAPEMASGTEVVRTGGFTVVNPSPKVEK, from the exons ATGAGCGCGAATAGTCCCTATACAACAGCCGTATCGAAGTCTGAAG AGGTTAAGTACAGACAAAAATGCAAGGATCTCAAGGCTAGGATAGTACAAGTACAAACAGGGAATGAGCAtctattaaaaaaatatgatTATATTAGACGAACGGTGCGACGAGCAAGATTAGAGCGAGCTTTTTTAATGGAACAGTTGGAAAAACAATCTCAAGAAAAGGCCGAACAACTTGGGCAACAGTCTCGACAATCTCCGCCG CCTCCTCCTGAAGGaattaaaatcaaaatatcGACAAAAGGAACTCAAccacaaaacaaaaaacgaAAGTCACCTTCTACTAAGTCAGACACTTCTAAAAGTTCAAAAAATGTTGTTAAAACCCAAGAAGACCAAGGAAACGTTGATGGAAATTTAGAGGAAGCAACCAACATTGGAGCTGACACAAACACTGAGAAAGACGCTGCTTCACTTGATGCAGATTTGAGAGATAGCACGCAGACAGAAGCTTCAGAAACTAATGCAGATGCCCAAAACGCAGATCAAAAACCCAATCCTGCGACTCCAAAAATCACACATTATATGGCTTTTATGTATTTTTCCTCTCAGGAGAAAGcgaaattaaaagaagaaggtaGTACACTGAAGGGAACAGGATTAAAAAAGATGCTTGACGATTCTTGGAATGCTTTGAATGATgaagacaagaaaaaatattttgacGGCGCTGCTGAAGCAAAGGCGAAAAAAGAGCCTAAACGAAAAAAGACGACAAAATCACCCGTAAAGGCAGAAgttaaagaagaaaacagatCCAACAATCCCGCTATTCCTGAAACTATTCCAcctgatgaagaaaatcaagaaagtAGAGATGCACCAGAAATGGCGAGCGGAACAGAAG